In the genome of Bremerella sp. P1, the window CCGCCTGTTGCAAAATCTGGCGAGCGCGATCCGTTCGTCCGCGAAACCGAACGCGATCATTTAGCTGAAACCGTTCAACGAAGCGTGTTGCGTCCGCCAGGTACTGCTTCGCTTCTTCTTTGGTGGAATGACACTCGCCGTAGAGATCGAGCGTGACGTCTGCTCCGGCATCGAGGGCCAGGCGAAAACCTTCCAGCAAGACGTCAATGCCCTTTCGCATGACCAACTGTCCCACATAGACCAATTGCAAAGGGGAGCGATCTGCCTTGGTATCGAGCGGAGCGAATTCTTTTAGGTCGATGCCATTGTGCAAGACCAATGACTTGGCCGCATCGAGTCCTTGATCCAAATGAAAAAATCGTGTCGCATCCGAAACACAATAGATTTCGTCCAGCGACGAGATGTCGGTGACGACGCGACGATTCAGTTTGATGATGTCACGCAGATGGCCGACAAACTGGGACCCGTGAGGCCGCTGTACCGGCCCTAGGATCCGTGAGACCGACAAGCTATTGGCATGGACGATATCGGCCTTCCAAATCGCCGTCATGTCGGCGAGATCGTTGCGCAGTTGCTCCAGCGGTAACCGCTTTCCCTCACCGTCAGTCCATAAGAACGGCAGATCAAGTACATCGAGCTTGGCTAACTGCCCAGCCAGCGGACCTTTTGCAGGACACGCCACGGCGACATCAAAGCCGCGGCGCTGCATAGCCTGAAGTCCGCTGAGCATGGAGTTCTCGCCACCATAGATCGTCCCATATTCGCAAAGATAGACGACCAGCGGCATGATAGCTTCAGCGATTTATCCAGAACGAGGATTAGAGCAAGCCGTAATCGGTCAGCACCTGGGCCAGACGCTTTTCGCCGTTCTCGCACAGCGGCGTCATCGGTAGACGCAATTCGCCTGAGTCGCGGCCCAGCATTTTCATCGCGCCCTTGATTGGAATCGGGTTGGTCGAAAGACCAAGCATTTCGCGACAAAGCGTGAACAGCTTGAAGTGCATCTTCTGAGCTTCGGCGTAGTTACCTTCAGCGGCGGCCTTAACCAGCTGGAGCATGTCCTGAGGAACGATGTTTCCGACCACCGAAATCACCCCTTCGCCGCCAATCGACATCAGCGGAAGAGTCATGCTGTCGTCGCCACTGAGAAGCGTCAGGTTGGTTAATTCCAGCGTCTGCGATGCCTGATCCATCGAGCCGGTAGCTTCTTTGACCAGCTGAATCTGCGAAAGCTCGGACAGCCGGGCAATCGTTTCGGGTTCGATGTTCTTGCCGGTTCGACCTGGAATATTGTAGACGCAGATCGGAATCGACGAGTCTTCGGCCAGGGCCTTGAAGTGCTGGTAGAAGCCTTCTTGGGTTGGCTTGTTGTAGTAAGGAGCGACCACCAAAGCGGCGTCCGCGCCCTCAGCAGCAGCCCAACGGGTTAGCTTCAGAGCTTCGTGGGTGCTGTTCGAGCCGGTCCCAGGCATCACCTTCGCACGACCTGCAACCGTTTCGATTACCACGCTGATGACGCGTTCGTGCTCATCGTGTGAGAGGGTCGGCGATTCACCCGTGGTTCCGACCGGGCAAAGGCAGTTCACGCCTGCTTCAATCTGGAATTCGACCTGTTGTTTCAGCAAGTCGTAGTCCACCAGGTCTCCCTTGAAAGGAGTCGTGATTGCTACCGATACGCCTGCGAAGTCGCTACCTTTGCGAGTCATGCTGAAACACCAAGAGTTTGAAAACGAATTAACTAAGAACAAAAACCTGTCTTGGACCGGCCTATAATACGATACGCATGAAAATTTGGCCAGTAGCGGCTAGAGCGTGATCAGCCGTTTCATTTCGGCCACCGCGTCGCGAAAACCGACGAAAACGGCCCGCGAAACAATGCTGTGGCCAATATTAAGTTCGGCCATTTCGGGGATCTGTGCAATTGGCTGAACATTCGTATAAGTCAGCCCATGCCCGGCCAACAGTTGCATGCCCGCCTTGTGGATCTGTTCCCCGGCGATGGAGAGGCGGGTTAGTTCTTTTTGCTGTTCACGCCCGCTGGTAAGAGCATACTGCCCCGTATGTAGTTCGACCGCGTCAACTTTCAGCTTGGCCGCCATGTCGATCTGCTTCGGTTCCGGGTCGAGAAACAGACTGACCGAAATGCCGGCTTCGCGGAACTGGTCGATCGCCCGGGTGATCGCTGCTTCGTGGGTGACGACATCCAGGCCACCTTCGGTGGTGACTTCTTCGCGGCGTTCCGGCACCAGGGTCACCTGATCTGGTTTCACGCGACAGGCAATCGAAACCACATCGGCTTCCGCGGCCAATTCCAGGTTCAGTTTCACTTTGACCGTCTGCCGCATGACTTCCAGATCGCGATCCTGAATATGGCGACGATCTTCTCGCAGGTGAAGCGTGATACAGTCAGCGCCCCCCAATTCGGACAGAGCCGCGGCCCAAACCGGGTCAGGTTCATTCGTATTGCGAGCCTGGCGAATCGTGGCAACGTGATCGATATTAACGCCCAAATGAGGCATGAACTCCGATTCCTCTCAAATGCTAATCAGCCGTCATGCGAGGCCCACTCGAGTTGGACACCGCTATTATTCGGCTGGGAAATCTCCAGATGTAACTGGCTTTCAGAATACCGCTCTCGTAGTTGAGTGCAAAGTGCCTCGGCTTGCCGGCCATCTTCACATAAACCAAAGATGGTCGGGCCCCATGAACTTTGCCCTACGCCTGCGATCCCGTAGCGACGCATCCGCTGGACAAGATCAGTGCACGTTGGGTTCGCGTAGCGGCCACCTTGAAGCGAAGCATAGCAGTCGCCAGCCAGACAGCCGTACTCGTAGACCGACTCTCCAAAGCGAGCAATATCGGCTGCTTCCAGGCTGGGAATCATTTCTCCTTCGACCAATTGTCGAAGCCGCGCCGTCGTAGGAGCCGGTACGCGGTCTAACTGGCGGAAGCCTTCCTCTTCATCCTCGCCATGCCGCCCGTGCACCTCATGCTGGGTCGCCAGAACGAATTGCCACTGCGGAGGAACCTCCCCTCGGAAGGCCAGCTGCGGAAAGCTGTTGTCATGATGGCCTGTCTCAAAAAGAAAACCGCCCAGCAGAAATCCATAACACCCAATCGCCGACCGCTTCGCTCGATCGACCGTAGAGGCCAACGTCGGGATGTCTGGCAAAGGGAAGCCTGCCAACTTGGAAAGCAGCGTCCCTACGGCCAGCCCCAGCTGAGTACCACAGCCAAGCCCGACATGATCGCGTAGCTGCCCGCGAGTCGCCATGCGCACTGCGGGAAGGTCCAGATCGGTTGACTGCTGCCACAACCTCGCGAAGGCCTCGATCCGGTCCGCCAGAGGTCCTGTCGCGGCGAAATGTTCCGCCTCACTTGCATGAACTTCCAGCCCTGGGCGATCGATCATCACACCGACACCGCCAAACGAGGCTTCGTCCGAATCGAACGCCAACAGGCCGAAATGGAGGCGCGCACCCACGGTCAACTTCGCCAATTGCGAAGACGAGGATCCTACCAGGGGTGATGGCTTGAAGAGGGGCATCCCAGCAGTTTACCGAACTTCCGGCCTCAGGACGATTCCCTGCCCGCGATTCGCCGCTCTTGAATGGTCGATTGCAGGAATTCCCAGGCCCTAACTTCCGCGTTACCGCCGGTTTTCTCGACCCAAGAAGCCATCGTGGCGATTGCCTGATCGATTTCTTCCGTCGACAGAAGATGCACGCGCGTGGCCAAAATCGCCAATTCCAAGACCGCATGCTTTGCGCGATTCAGCCCGAAGTAGTCACGGATATGGCCCTGCCGGATGACGCGGCAAGTCAATGCGGCCCGCTCACCGGACGTATCGATCTGGGCCGCTTCCAACTGGTACCAGCGACAACATCCAGCGAGGATGTGATAACCCTCGTCGCTTTCC includes:
- a CDS encoding DUF447 domain-containing protein, giving the protein MSDPRLRIVEGMLTTQNADGTVNVAPMGPRVDDQITQFLLRPFPGSRTYENLLRTRQATFHVTDDVEMIAQAAVGDLHQTPEYLAESDEGYHILAGCCRWYQLEAAQIDTSGERAALTCRVIRQGHIRDYFGLNRAKHAVLELAILATRVHLLSTEEIDQAIATMASWVEKTGGNAEVRAWEFLQSTIQERRIAGRESS
- the dapA gene encoding 4-hydroxy-tetrahydrodipicolinate synthase — protein: MTRKGSDFAGVSVAITTPFKGDLVDYDLLKQQVEFQIEAGVNCLCPVGTTGESPTLSHDEHERVISVVIETVAGRAKVMPGTGSNSTHEALKLTRWAAAEGADAALVVAPYYNKPTQEGFYQHFKALAEDSSIPICVYNIPGRTGKNIEPETIARLSELSQIQLVKEATGSMDQASQTLELTNLTLLSGDDSMTLPLMSIGGEGVISVVGNIVPQDMLQLVKAAAEGNYAEAQKMHFKLFTLCREMLGLSTNPIPIKGAMKMLGRDSGELRLPMTPLCENGEKRLAQVLTDYGLL
- a CDS encoding pyridoxine 5'-phosphate synthase, which translates into the protein MPHLGVNIDHVATIRQARNTNEPDPVWAAALSELGGADCITLHLREDRRHIQDRDLEVMRQTVKVKLNLELAAEADVVSIACRVKPDQVTLVPERREEVTTEGGLDVVTHEAAITRAIDQFREAGISVSLFLDPEPKQIDMAAKLKVDAVELHTGQYALTSGREQQKELTRLSIAGEQIHKAGMQLLAGHGLTYTNVQPIAQIPEMAELNIGHSIVSRAVFVGFRDAVAEMKRLITL
- a CDS encoding glycosyltransferase family 4 protein, whose translation is MPLVVYLCEYGTIYGGENSMLSGLQAMQRRGFDVAVACPAKGPLAGQLAKLDVLDLPFLWTDGEGKRLPLEQLRNDLADMTAIWKADIVHANSLSVSRILGPVQRPHGSQFVGHLRDIIKLNRRVVTDISSLDEIYCVSDATRFFHLDQGLDAAKSLVLHNGIDLKEFAPLDTKADRSPLQLVYVGQLVMRKGIDVLLEGFRLALDAGADVTLDLYGECHSTKEEAKQYLADATRFVERFQLNDRVRFRGRTDRARQILQQADILVHAARQEPWGRVLLEAGACGLPIIATDVGGTREMYSGKEACLVPVDDPPAIAEAIGKLCGSRALRQSMGTTARKRIEQFDINDYADKLAERYRKVLRGTVN